From the genome of Solanum lycopersicum chromosome 12, SLM_r2.1:
AAGCAGGTAGTGATAAATTTCCAATGCTTGAGAAACTATTACTGTATCGGTTGGATAAATGGGAGGAGAGACCTGAGAGTATCGGAGAAATAATGACACAAATTGATCTAAATACACCGTTACGGAATACAAAATGGCTCGGTGTAGAGAATAGTGCCAAAAAAATCCAGGAAGAGCAAGAAAGCTTGGGAAATTATGAGCTTCAAGTTCAAATTATTTAGGTATGTTAAAATTTCCATCTTTGAGTATTATCCGAAATGCATAAACTTCATATGTTGATTCATTTctattctttcatttgattttaaTGCAGAAACTTACGCTTTCAGAGAGCATTTTGAATCTTTAATCCTACTAAAAGGTGTTCTTGAGAGTTTATGCttgacttttttcttcttcttattcgtAATAAGATTTGTATTGAAGCTTGTAATAGTTCGATTCACAGAATGTTTGAACATTTTGGATACTTGATTTGCACTATTTTGGTGAGAGGTTATGGCTGACTCAATTGTATGGATATACAGGATTTTCAATCCTAGAAGAGCTAGAACTagaatattgatttattacatgaAGGTATTTAAATGGTTCAAAGTGAGTGGTGGTGGATTCATTCACGACTAAAGTAAATGACAGTTTGAGTGAGTCGTCAATGCAAGTTATTTGTCATAGGAAGTCTAGCGGTTTGGAGCCAAAAGAGTCATTTTGAAGCTAAAATGCTATAAGGGACAACAAATTTGGCgattaaccaacatagacaaATCACTGGACTTTCAACGACAAACAACTTACCTTGACAGTTCACTCAAACTATTATTTACTTTAGTTGTGAACGAATTCACAACTCTGTcaattcttttaagaaaaatttctTCGTAGTCATACTATGTTACACgacttttaattattattctcATCATTCATAGCACAATTCGGTGAACACCCTCACTTCCTTCTAGATTCTTGTGGTCCCCTACTTTTTAACAATATAGCCAAAAATTGTAACTACCATATAGTAGTACAGTACagtatattataaaataacGGATAACAATAATCCAAATAGAGTGTTAGCggtatgaaaataaaaaagagtagATAACAACTGTATAATCTTCCCTTCTATTCATGCTTTTTTGGCAGATCCAATATTAGTGGGTCTGGACAGAaccatttttgttgttattttctaCTTCCGCTTTGgaacaattaaataaactagTTTTGGCATACTTActtattaataaatcaaaacttacagaaaataaataaataatgtgaaatTCAATATATGGACAAGATATTGAGTATCaagctaaaataaaatctagaataaagataaagtcaaaagataaataaaataatatatttttgggaaAAGGGTATGATATACTCTTAACTTTGACATTTGGAGTTGATTTATCCCttattatgaaagtgactcaaatatgtccttaccgttatacaaacgactCACCTATACTCttgccgttacaaaatgagctcatatatacccttcatttaatggaagaaataaattttaaatttatatttttttacttttaatcttttttaaaaattatttaggggtatatatgattattctatcaaagttcaaggtatattttaatttttttcatacataaattattttttgacttttttattataattatttgagtttattaatcttttttttcttctttcattccttagtttaaagaaaaaaaatttaaactattttttgtctatattgtaatttaatttttgtattcgaaaaaaaatatttggtcatCTACGAtaaattttacaagaatattagtgaaacattaataaatttgatgaccaaaataataattctaaattagtcattgaaacaaaaaaaagtttaaaaaaaatgtttgacgagattaaatttactcatatgggattatattttttagaaaaaaataataaaaaaattagattaaaattaaatttttttcatttccgttagaggaaaagggtatatgtgagtcatttgtttataAGTAGGAGTATATATGAGttactttcataacaaggggtatattagttctaaatgacaaagttgatgGGTATATGACACTATTTTCCCTGTATTATTTTACCTTTTCTACTTGCTAAGgataatatgatttatttaggtCGCTTCATCCTTgcaaatttcaaataatattcaaCTCAATTAGTTCTTATATTTGTTCCTTTCTTtggatatttaattttgtattccctctatttcattttatgtgacattatTTGACTTGACACATAGACACAGtacttaagaaaaataaagatttttgaaACTTATGATCTAAAACAATTCTTACATATTTGTGTGgttgaaaataatttcattaaggATAAAACGTGTATGTTAAAGTAATATTGTTTCTACTAATAGTAAAgtgacacttttttttttacggAAGAGGAAAAAAGTCTCACATAAAATGAGATAGATGGAGTATTAAATATTAGGActtcattataaaatatttcaattgagggtaaaaaaaattaatcaacaatATTTCTAATGATGATTTTAGTATAATATAGAATATAGATAACATAGGCCTATggccaaaaaaatgaaattttattcatGCTTTTCATGACGTTATTTTAGCGTTCAATGCATGACTCCACTGAATAAGCTCCTTTTTGTATGGAGAAATGAAATTTAATCAAACaacttttaacaaaataaaaatttcaattgtTGTTCTTACTTATTTGAAATCATGTTTAGGGAAAGAGTCAGACGAGTGATACAACCACCAGCTCAAGAGGTAAAACTTAACGATTAACTTTACTTATTTGACTTTTAATTCTCTGATTTTGATTTCGATAATCGCAGAATATTGATAAGTTAGAGAAGGTTGTGAAAGAGGGGAATTATTATGGAGCTCAACAAATGTATAAATCTACTAGTGCTAGGTAACCCgatcatcatcatttaattgaatttgattGCGCGCtcactataataataataatgtttatatttGTTTTCAGATATGCGTCTGCTGAGAGATACTCTGATGCCTTGAATGTTCTTCAGTCTGGTGCTTGTTTGCAATTAGACAAGGCCCAGGttaatattatgttatgtttttctttttctcttgtaTGGTAAATTCAGAGGTGAAGTTATAATTTCAGTCTTGTGGTTCTGAATTTTATATGAAGGATAATAAATAAGTtctaaatttgtatatatttgataaattttttaaatataaatatactatTGAGCAAAAGTTATTGGGTTTGATCGAACCTGTACGTGGGCTTCTAGCTCCGCTTGGACTACAATCACTAGGATTCTTCTATTAATTATTCAACCTCTATTGTTGATCCTCTTTAAGTCAGGGTAAGGTCTGCATACATTTTTTCCGCTCTAGACGAGACTTGTGGGATTTACTTTGGTGTGTTGTTGTAATCTCTATTTTGATCTAGACTCTTCTTGCCATTTTCCAGATTACCTGTGGGGCAGAGCTTTCTTTGCTCTTTGCTGAAACACTTGCAAAATCAAAAGTTCCATATGACGAAGACACACTTGGTTAGTCTTTCCTTATTCGGTTAGTTCTTTTGTATAATGCATATATGTTTGTACcagaacaacaacatacccagtgaaatTCCACTGAATGGGGAATGCATTTATTTTTGTATCGTACAACATTCTTCCTAATTTTGTCATTATGCAATGtaagaaaaatacaatataatgaaAGCAAAAATTATCCATGTAGATGATACCAATGAGTTTCGATTAAGATTTCGTTATGTTAAACATATAATTGCTAAGTACAACCCTAGCTATTGAATACAGGAACGACATGGGTACAAATTAAGCAAAATGATTGTGTAGATTCATATAGTTGTCCCTGACTAGCTTGAGATTGAGGTGCAGTAACAGTCGTAGTAGTTGCAACCTAAGAACATAATCTATCagataaaacacaaaattaacaaGAATTCTAACATATAGCTGCATTAGTTCTCctaattttcaacaaaaaacatCTATTACTTCTTTGCTCGATAACTTAAAGACTTAATGGTGCATAGTGTAGAAATATCTTCGAAATTGAACTGGTGCCAAGAAATTTTTGTGATCTGCTGCTAAGGTGGAAATGTATAAGAGGAAGACTCAAAGATGAGGGCATGGAGTTTCATTTAGAATTTATGTGGACAATTTGATATGGAAGGAATAGAAAAGCATTGAAGGGGTAGATAACTCCCTTATACATATTAGTAGAGCTTtgttttttgttacttttttgcCTTTTGTCCTCTGTATTTTGGAGTAAATTTGATAGACTAGTTAGTACCGATGAACAGATGCTCATTGTAGAGTATCATACTTCTATGTAAATCTATAATCTTGAATGCATCTTGACCTGCTGAGTATCCCCTTTcacatcaataaaataaattatgacaaAAATGTTATATGAAAGCTAAATAGGCTGGTGCTTCTCtgtgtttgttattgttttttttctcgtattcctttttttctttaaattgaggattcatatagtTGTTCCTGTCTTATTTGGGACTAATTAAGGCATTGTAATTGTTATTGTTGCTAATTCAATAAGGGGTTTAAGTGTTGACATGGTTTATAATGCATTTTCCCTAGATCGTGTCAGGAAAATCTTCAGGAAGTTTCCTCGGCATTCTGTGCCACAACATTTGGAGCTTGCAGATGATGATGACTTGCAAAAACTTTCTGAAGCCATTGCGGCAGCCAAAACACGAGTAGAAGGCTGTTCATCCTTTCTGAAAGCCGCTATCAAGTTAGATACCTTTCTTTTATTGCAGCCGATCCACATATATATATCCATGTTTATCCTCTTCTTTGAAAACACGTCTGTTTCAGTTCCTGAAGGACTAGTTTAGTAACTGTATTTTACCGTGTAAAATGACATATTGATACCATACTATAAAATTCCTAGAAAATAACACTGTCGTTAACTAGTTGCATAATTTTCATTTAGACCCTTGATGAAAAAACTTATCCTTGTGCTTCTAGGATATTCCCTTTTGACTCACTAGTCATGGTTCTTTTCCTCCAGAATACATATCCAAATTGATAGTGGCTCATGATTGTATTGTTTCTGTTGGATGAGATTGTTTGCTTGAgccttattatttttgtttaactCTTAGATAGAGTAGGATAACATCGTTGATGCATGTGCTTGTCCTTCTGCAAGACTTCTTTATCTTGTTGGAAGTACTTATTCCTTTCGGCATACAGGAAGGTAAAAAACTAACTATGCTTTGTTTGTAGGTGGTCAGCAGAATTTGGCGCTCATCGATATGGATCTCCAGAGCTGCATGACATGCTGGCAGATTATATGTACTCAGAGTCTCCTGAAGTGGTACATTATATACGCCGATGCTCTCTAGTTCTTGGTACCCGAAAGAAAAAGTTCCGATTCTGTTCCATAAGTTATTACTTTGTTGATTTTTAAGGGGAGAACTTAGGGCCTAAGACAACTTGTAAAACTAGTAGTAATAGTAAAAACGATTATATTGTTTGACAGCTTCATTTGGTATATTTAAGAAAATCTATTACATACTTGTGAAGAAatgtgagtttttcttttgttaagaaCCTGAACTTGATGGGATTTTCTTGCAGTTAACGTCGTCATGTCCCTGCTTTGCAGGACATCGGTAAAGTATCTTTTCATTTTGTGAGAGGAAAGAACCCAAAGAAATTTGCTTCAGCTCTTGTAAACTTCATGGGCAAGGTAAGCTTTGGCTGCCGTTACTATCTGATATCGACGTTACTGGACACATTGGGAAAAcagtattatgatttaatttcaaattttgtattaaCTCACAACATGTAACATGCAGTGCTATCCAGGAGAAGATGATTTGGCTATCGTGCGGGCTGTTCTGATGTGAGTAAATTAGGAGTATAGTTTAGTTCCTTACATTTGGTGGTCCTAACTAAGTTATCGGATTTCTGTGGGTGGATATTCTGAACATTAAACTTCAAAAAACTACTTTTCAGTCTCCAAAGTCAGTGTGTTCTCCATAATATTTCTGGGCATTTTCAACAATCTGGGACAGGTTGATTATTGAAGCTAATATGCTGAAGTACATAAATCCCTACTCGAAACACATTTGAAGTTCAAACTAGGCTTTCCTATTCTTCTCcactttttcttccttttcatcTTTATATATGGTTTCTATTTCTCCTTTAAACAAAGTTCTCCACTCCTTTGAACCAAGTTCTCCTACTTCTTGAAAAAACCGAGTATTACTTCATAGCTGTCACATTTATGTTGGTAAAGCAATAGCGATAAAAGTTACTGTCACTTCTTAGTTGTAGCATATGTTTGTtgctataaaaaataaacagttcaaaagaaaaatagaagcaaTGTCTAAGGTTTAGGTTCGTATCTCTATATTTCTCTCTATTACACGAAGGGCCggaatatatattcttttagaGATTTTCTTGGTCTATTTGGTGTCTCAAATCATGACATCATGTGTCCTGTCCGTGCTTGTGTGAAAGAAATATCCCGCTCAAATAGGTCCCGCTAAATTTGATGTCTGTGCTTCGTGGGCAGCTGCAAGTTTAATTTCCTCCGTGCTAATGAGAAACCTTTGGGTTGCCTAATAATGCAGTCACCTGCAATATGCTCTCTTCGTCTTAGAGGAACTATTAGCTCTGTTAATCCTTACATTCTCCATGAAAATCATTTGGGTTGAAATGACATATAAATTCGCCTAGGTGATAAGATTGTACTCCACACCATATTTATTGCCAAAATGGGACAAATAAAGGTACTAGTGACTAATTTTAATCTTTACCATGTTTGTTTATCTTGTTGAGCCTTTGGTTTCGATTATTACTTCTTTGCTTTTGCAGGTACTTGTCTTTGGGAAACCTAAGAGATGCTAACAAGCTCATGGATGAGGTGAAAATGGAAGTCGAATTGAAACATCTTCACTTTCCTAGCTCAGAATTAACACAGTATGTGAACTACCTCCTCCTGACGTAAGTTCCAATTGTGCTTTGAACATTAATCAAATTTTCATgtggcaaaaaaaaaagaataatctttGTGCATTCTTTTGTACATGATTAAACTGTCATTCACACTTCACAACTCAATTTATTATGCAGGTTGCAGAGGGATGCTTTACCTTTGTTTAACATGCTGAGACAAACCTACAAGTCTAGTATAGATAGAGAATCTATGTTTAATGAAGTGAGTTGCTATCTCTAAAGGAGGCATTTCCATGCATACACTGGGATACTTAGTTATATATCTTTTCACTTTCATATATCTGTCTGTTTTCCTCCTAATTTTTACTGTATTTGTGGTTTAGTTGCTAGATGATATTGCAGAGAAGTTCTATGGCGTTCGACGTAGAAATCCTCTTGAGGGGATTGGAGATTTCTTTAAGGTAATGGTATTGTCACATTATGCAGTTAGGTGTGTTAGAGTAGAGTGGGTAAAAGTCAAATGGACTGGTggtctccttatatggacttgagCAAACCTCCCCTCAgtagctagcttttggggtttaGTTAGGTCCAGGTATCATAtttttacatggtatcagagtcagGTCCATCCCCGTTTGAGCTTCCAGTCTACGCTCCAGTAGACCCTGGGCATGAAGGGGtatccttatatggacttaggTAAACCTTCCCTTATTAGCTTGCTTTTGGGGTTTAGTTAGGTCCAGGCGTCATATCTTGAGGTTTAGTTAGGTCCAGGCGTCATATCTTTACATGGTAATAGAGTCAGGTCCATTTCCATTTGGGCTCCCACTCCACGCTCTAGTGGACCCTGGGCGTGAAGGGGTATGAATTTGGGCAAACCTTCCATATATTTAGAGGCATTGCTTTGCTACAAAAACACAAGTATGACTAGTCTGATGGGAAAATActattcatgtatatataaagttttaagCTTTTCGATGTCTGAGTTTCTGAAATAGAACTTTTAATGTTGCAGATGATGGGAGGCGATTAATGTGAAGTGATGAAATACATTTACATTGTGACATTCTCCCTTGACTTAGCAAGTACCAATGCAgcaaatgtttcttttttttaatctaaattatGTTATCCATGCATCAATGAATTGTGTTAgaacttagaaatttttttgttttggttatacaatttgagagagaaagagatcGATGGCACGTTGCATTCCAATAGGTTTAAGATATTGTTTCAGAATGTGAGATTACAAGATGCACTATCTGAAAATTAGTATATGAAACAACAATATACCCCGTGTAGACGAACTACAAAATAAGAAGTTAGTTTTGTATCTATCTCCTTGAGAGATTTTGTGGCTTTATGAAAAAACTAACACGATACTAAGTCATCTGCAATATAGATTATAAGTATTCATATctcaatttaaaattatttttggatgGCGATACTATAATTACTAGCAGTTGACATGAGAGATTAGGGGTGGTAGAAAATTTCAGTttgataatttcaatttttcatttaaaaatattatgtcatTATCATAACAAATTAATTTGGTATGAGTGTGCGGTAGATCCATAACCATAGTTTGGTCGATCTCATCTTACATATGTTAaaatgttataataataataataattataatatatatatatatatatatatatatatatatatataagcaatTCTTTTTGTTAATCAATCACTTAAAAAGAACATTTCAATCAAGATAGAATAGTCAATTTTCCAacgtttaaaaatataattgtttttgtattgatattattttgtacATTTGCTAGTAttacaatatattaaataaataatatcaaattatcCTTATTTGAAATCTTTAAAACTATATGGATTTATGATCTATATgccattttcttttcataaaccTGAAAGCTTTTCATACTTTAATTTGTACATAACATGACAAATTTCACTTGAATGTTAGAAGGTTAATCAAAATGATTCCAATAAAAAACATTGTATATGTTATTCGTTAATTtaacatacacatatatatctattttgattaattttacaAGAAAATGATTCATATctgttataaataatttgtattatagtgaatgtttattatgtggagtccttgtaggatatggttaCGAATtatacttggggaccaagtaagggggaccaagtaaggttttctctataaaaaaaggattttccttcattgtaaataagatttgtgaaAAATCTATGAATCTTGAATATACTATGAGTAAGagatcttttctcttctctctactttcttattctaattttatatagtttcataacacatTATCAGCACAGttgttctattcttaaagaattatGAAGAAAGACGGAAAAAGTGCAAAAGATATCTTGCATACTTATACAATAAGGTTCTTATATCTTCAagatatgatttatctttatgttataattatttatgtaacagTTTTGGAGGTATCAtctaaagtaagtatttaaagagacttgtcgactttctatatgtttaattttaacCGACTGGGAAgagaatttcttaatttattttaataattaaataagcatAATTTAGTGAGATGTGTTTTCAATCTCTACATGAGATACGTCATCTATTAAATTATATCTATTAACTGCTAGTGTTCATTATAAGAAATCATTAGTCTCAGTTTTGTGTGTAATTATAGTATATAAGcatattaatgatcatcaaaagtgataaaattgcAATTATTTTCAAAGGCTTGAGGTTGAGCTTCATTGTGGATAagacaatgaatttaagttatatcgcaccaaaagaataagatgATGGATTTATGTCTTATTGcaccaagagggtaagacatcagaAGTCTTGATGCTTTGTGATGAAAGATGTTGGATTCAATTCCCTCAATGATTTATGGCATAAGACATTGGGTttgagtctcaatgcaccatattgatgatattatgatgactaagggaaataatgagtttttgataaaattagtcATGAAATATATCTCGTTGAAGCAGATCCATTCCTCAAAGTGAATGTAGCAGTGCATAAATGTCTAAAAGAAGACAATTGATTAAATGATGCACATGAATATGGAATGAGGTACTAGtttatcaaaatttgatgtacttagatgattgtgttccattcatgaagaatgagagcctttgataaatggtaaaaatacaGATTCATTCTTTAGAGTAAATGAGGTGATAAGCCATCATGCTAGacgtgaattttcttgtactgcttgttaacaaggcaagttaattgtgagaccatcataaacgaaagttgagattgaattctCTGCGTTCTAGGAatgtatacaaatatttgtaGACCTAGTCATCCACTTAGTGGATTGTTTAGATATTAAACGGTCCtaataaatgtttcttctatatggtctcatgtgtgcctattattatctcgcaacttgatgtttgcaaaaatgttggcacaaataa
Proteins encoded in this window:
- the LOC101255862 gene encoding protein GET4, whose product is MFRERVRRVIQPPAQENIDKLEKVVKEGNYYGAQQMYKSTSARYASAERYSDALNVLQSGACLQLDKAQITCGAELSLLFAETLAKSKVPYDEDTLDRVRKIFRKFPRHSVPQHLELADDDDLQKLSEAIAAAKTRVEGCSSFLKAAIKWSAEFGAHRYGSPELHDMLADYMYSESPEVDIGKVSFHFVRGKNPKKFASALVNFMGKCYPGEDDLAIVRAVLMYLSLGNLRDANKLMDEVKMEVELKHLHFPSSELTQYVNYLLLTLQRDALPLFNMLRQTYKSSIDRESMFNELLDDIAEKFYGVRRRNPLEGIGDFFKMMGGD